A single window of Zea mays cultivar B73 chromosome 10, Zm-B73-REFERENCE-NAM-5.0, whole genome shotgun sequence DNA harbors:
- the LOC100275550 gene encoding uncharacterized protein LOC100275550, protein MASFSDVEALPETGEVDHQAKECEAETAVTEENLATLQEQHDDKAPVPYHQEVFAPEHAGEAPAPEEHGDEKDLQVAEPKAAADDQESTRDRLKRHRREMAGRVWVPETWGQEKLLKDWVDCAVFDRPMVPMGLLTARRALIAECCTRRPDRAASSSSSTSSSNPLRVRNGCS, encoded by the coding sequence ATGGCGTCGTTCAGCGACGTCGAAGCGCTGCCGGAGACTGGGGAGGTCGATCACCAGGCCAAAGAATGCGAAGCTGAAACCGCCGTGACGGAAGAGAACTTGGCGACGCTGCAGGAGCAGCATGATGACAAGGCGCCCGTGCCTTATCACCAAGAGGTATTTGCACCCGAGCACGCCGGAGAGGCACCGGCGCCAGAGGAACACGGGGACGAGAAGGACCTGCAGGTGGCGGAGCCCAAGGCAGCGGCAGATGATCAGGAGAGCACGCGAGACAGGCTGAAGCGGCACAGGCGGGAGATGGCGGGGAGGGTGTGGGTCCCGGAGACGTGGGGGCAGGAGAAGCTGCTCAAGGACTGGGTGGACTGCGCCGTCTTCGACCGCCCCATGGTGCCGATGGGGCTGCTGACGGCGCGCCGAGCGCTCATCGCCGAGTGCTGCACACGCCGCCCGGACcgagcggcgtcgtcgtcgtcttccacCAGCAGCTCCAACCCGCTCCGGGTGCGGAACGGCTGCTCCTGA